Proteins encoded within one genomic window of Thermococcus sp. 21S7:
- a CDS encoding DMT family transporter translates to MRQETLGTLFALIGAFIYGLEPVVIRANPSNPISFAALSALVASALLWTSVIISRGLEEIRRNPGDLRRTFLVGLFGTALAYLAYSFGARMSTAINAALITRSEVLFSFILSWLFLGERITQRLVGCSTAILLGLTVVILQGHSVELHIGDFLLLLVPLFWQLGHVIAKRLRYSPPTIAALRNTFGFLLLFPLAIVTGLEFSRFVIAEGLVIAVGQLVWYRSIKLINLSKATAIITPAPAVAIGLGVLLGESFTAYHAVGFLLITLGTLGAVRVESRLRT, encoded by the coding sequence ATGAGGCAGGAAACCCTCGGGACGCTCTTTGCCCTCATCGGAGCCTTCATCTATGGCCTTGAGCCGGTCGTGATAAGGGCCAACCCGTCGAATCCCATAAGCTTCGCCGCCCTTTCGGCCCTCGTGGCCTCGGCCCTTCTGTGGACCAGCGTTATCATCTCCAGAGGGCTGGAAGAAATCCGGAGGAATCCCGGGGATTTAAGGAGGACTTTCCTGGTGGGTCTCTTTGGCACGGCCCTCGCCTACCTGGCGTATTCCTTTGGGGCGCGGATGAGCACGGCGATAAACGCGGCACTGATAACGCGGAGCGAGGTGCTCTTCTCGTTCATCCTTTCGTGGCTCTTCCTCGGCGAGAGAATAACACAGAGGCTGGTTGGCTGCTCCACCGCCATACTGCTTGGATTGACCGTGGTCATACTTCAGGGACACTCGGTGGAGCTACACATCGGCGATTTCCTTCTCCTCCTCGTTCCGCTCTTCTGGCAGCTGGGTCACGTGATAGCCAAGAGGCTGCGGTACAGCCCGCCCACGATAGCAGCCCTGAGAAACACCTTTGGGTTTCTCCTGCTCTTTCCCCTAGCCATCGTCACAGGCCTGGAGTTCTCCCGCTTTGTTATCGCCGAAGGTCTGGTGATAGCCGTTGGCCAGCTGGTCTGGTACCGTTCGATAAAGCTCATCAACCTCTCCAAGGCGACAGCAATAATAACGCCTGCACCAGCCGTTGCAATCGGGCTGGGCGTTCTGCTGGGCGAGAGCTTTACGGCCTACCATGCGGTGGGTTTTCTCCTCATAACCCTGGGAACCCTGGGCGCGGTGAGGGTAGAAAGCAGGCTCAGAACCTGA